One segment of Methylotenera versatilis 79 DNA contains the following:
- a CDS encoding [protein-PII] uridylyltransferase, with translation MQSQKIQSKQAIQTWRDDLKAQQNALEAAFYQHKNTALLLKQQSLLIDRLLKKIWLETNTDIDINACLIAVGGYGRQLLFPYSDIDLLILLPEAAPQALNQEIESLIGLLWDIGLNVGHSVRTLQECVGEAANDVTVQTNLSDARLLCGKKQNYDAFLQAFNSAMQPATYFAAKFKEQDNRHAKFNDTTYNLEPNIKESPGGLRDLHMILWLAQSQHLGKNWASLAKNHIITLAEMRQIKRHERNLQNLRIRLHYLAKRREDRLLFDFQNELASDLGYMNTSRKRASEQLMQSYYTSAKFINLINEILLKIFELNLNKTKPQITPINAIFEAHDDLLEIKIANGLQQHPNAILESFLLLQQHPQLSGMSANLIRELQRVKKIVNHDFRQSKENKVTFLAILSQPDGVNHSLRRMNRYGILGQYIPVFGRIVGQMQHDLFHVYTVDEHILNVLANLRRYAKPELKHEFPLCSELFSNFEKPYLLYLAALFHDIAKGRNGDHSSLGTIDARRFCKLHGLAKDEVDLVAWLVDAHLKMSSTAQKSDLSDPEVIHQFAQLVKTEKRLIALYLLTVADIRGTSPVVWNAWKARLLESLFYATRSVLNNVDFSKQKIIESRQQEATTKLTQYGLNPESYLPLWKNAGADYFLRFESDEIAWQSRLLTPHVFTENPIVRARLSPNGDGIQTMIYTRNQDDLFARICNFFDRMAYNIVQAKIYTTNHGYALNNFIVLDQSGKSVSYSGLLKFIETELTQKISSSAPLESPLQGRVSRQVKYMCIQPQVKIVPETQGINHTLEIIAGDRPGLLAKVANIFLQQEVDLHNAKINTLGNRAEDSFLISAKQNQALSADQLEKIKQNLTSL, from the coding sequence ATGCAGTCTCAAAAAATCCAGTCAAAACAAGCCATTCAAACATGGCGTGATGATTTAAAGGCGCAACAAAATGCGTTGGAAGCTGCATTTTATCAGCATAAAAATACGGCACTGTTACTCAAACAACAATCGTTATTAATTGATCGGCTTTTAAAAAAAATATGGCTTGAGACCAATACTGATATCGATATCAATGCCTGTTTAATTGCCGTGGGCGGTTATGGGCGACAATTGCTATTTCCCTACTCTGACATCGATTTATTGATTTTATTGCCAGAAGCTGCGCCACAAGCGTTAAATCAAGAAATTGAATCACTAATTGGTTTGCTGTGGGATATTGGGTTAAATGTAGGTCATAGCGTGCGCACGCTGCAAGAATGCGTGGGTGAAGCGGCAAATGACGTGACCGTACAAACTAATTTATCTGACGCGCGCTTACTTTGTGGTAAAAAGCAGAATTATGACGCATTCTTACAAGCCTTTAACAGCGCTATGCAGCCAGCGACTTATTTTGCAGCAAAATTTAAAGAGCAAGATAATCGCCATGCAAAATTCAACGATACTACTTACAACTTAGAGCCAAACATCAAGGAAAGTCCTGGCGGCCTGCGCGATTTGCATATGATTTTGTGGTTAGCACAAAGTCAGCATTTGGGTAAAAATTGGGCGAGTTTAGCTAAAAACCATATCATCACGCTTGCTGAAATGCGCCAAATCAAGCGCCATGAACGCAATTTGCAAAACCTACGCATTCGTTTGCATTACTTGGCCAAACGGCGTGAAGATAGGTTGTTGTTTGACTTCCAAAACGAATTGGCAAGCGATTTAGGTTATATGAACACGTCGCGTAAACGTGCCAGCGAACAGCTGATGCAAAGCTATTATACAAGCGCAAAATTTATCAATTTAATCAATGAGATACTACTTAAAATATTTGAATTAAATTTGAACAAAACCAAGCCCCAAATCACGCCTATTAACGCTATATTTGAAGCGCATGATGATTTGCTAGAGATCAAAATTGCCAATGGTTTGCAACAGCATCCAAATGCTATTTTGGAAAGCTTTTTATTGCTGCAACAACATCCGCAACTCTCCGGCATGAGTGCGAATTTAATTCGCGAGTTGCAACGCGTTAAAAAAATAGTCAATCACGACTTTCGTCAATCTAAAGAAAACAAAGTCACATTTTTAGCGATTTTATCGCAACCAGATGGAGTTAATCATAGCTTACGCCGCATGAATCGTTACGGTATTTTAGGTCAATATATTCCCGTTTTCGGCAGAATCGTCGGTCAGATGCAGCATGACTTGTTTCATGTTTACACGGTTGATGAGCATATTCTAAATGTATTAGCTAATTTACGTCGTTATGCAAAACCTGAACTGAAACATGAGTTTCCGTTGTGTAGTGAATTGTTCTCGAATTTTGAAAAACCTTACCTACTCTACCTTGCAGCGCTGTTTCATGATATCGCAAAAGGTCGAAATGGCGATCACTCCAGTTTGGGTACAATCGATGCACGGCGCTTTTGCAAATTGCATGGACTAGCAAAAGACGAAGTTGACCTAGTTGCCTGGTTGGTCGATGCACACCTCAAAATGTCCAGCACCGCGCAAAAATCCGACTTATCCGATCCTGAAGTGATTCACCAATTTGCACAATTAGTAAAGACAGAAAAACGTTTGATCGCCTTATATCTATTAACTGTTGCAGATATTCGCGGTACCAGTCCAGTGGTATGGAATGCGTGGAAAGCGAGATTGTTAGAAAGTCTTTTTTATGCGACTCGTAGCGTATTAAATAACGTTGATTTCAGTAAGCAAAAAATAATCGAATCGCGCCAGCAAGAAGCGACGACCAAACTAACGCAATATGGACTTAATCCAGAATCTTATCTGCCATTATGGAAAAATGCTGGAGCGGATTACTTTTTGCGTTTTGAATCAGATGAAATCGCTTGGCAAAGTCGGTTACTCACACCACATGTTTTTACAGAAAATCCAATTGTGCGCGCACGTTTAAGTCCAAACGGCGATGGCATACAAACGATGATTTACACGCGTAACCAAGATGACTTGTTCGCGCGCATCTGTAACTTTTTTGATCGTATGGCTTATAACATCGTACAAGCCAAGATTTACACCACGAATCATGGCTATGCACTTAATAACTTTATTGTTTTAGATCAATCGGGTAAGTCAGTAAGTTACAGTGGTTTATTAAAATTTATAGAAACTGAGCTCACGCAAAAAATAAGCAGCTCCGCCCCTTTGGAATCGCCATTACAAGGCCGAGTGAGCCGCCAAGTAAAATACATGTGTATTCAGCCGCAAGTAAAAATCGTGCCTGAAACGCAAGGCATCAACCATACATTAGAGATTATTGCTGGCGATAGGCCTGGTTTATTAGCCAAAGTGGCGAATATATTTTTACAGCAAGAAGTTGATTTGCATAATGCAAAAATCAACACTCTCGGCAACCGAGCAGAAGATAGTTTTTTGATTTCAGCTAAACAAAATCAAGCACTAAGTGCCGACCAATTAGAAAAAATCAAACAAAACTTAACCAGTTTATAA
- a CDS encoding cupin domain-containing protein codes for MSQIVIDHNPSEEKLKELGVASWSIWEKEVSKFPLDFGMTESAYLLEGEIHVTPQGGEKVVIKAGDFVVFPKGMKSQWEVVKQLKKHYKHS; via the coding sequence ATGAGCCAAATCGTTATTGATCACAACCCGTCAGAAGAGAAATTAAAAGAATTAGGCGTTGCTAGCTGGTCTATCTGGGAAAAAGAAGTTTCTAAATTTCCATTAGATTTCGGTATGACAGAAAGCGCTTACTTACTTGAAGGTGAAATTCACGTAACACCACAAGGTGGCGAAAAAGTAGTTATTAAAGCAGGTGATTTCGTTGTTTTCCCAAAAGGCATGAAATCGCAATGGGAAGTTGTTAAACAATTGAAAAAACATTACAAACATTCATAA